In one Salvelinus sp. IW2-2015 linkage group LG26, ASM291031v2, whole genome shotgun sequence genomic region, the following are encoded:
- the LOC111953077 gene encoding zona pellucida sperm-binding protein 4 isoform X2: MKWSAVCLVAVATLGWLCDAQDYLEKPGWPPIQTPPSWPPQTPQRPAQPPQWPAQPPQWPAQPPQRPAQPPQWPAQPPQRPAQPPQRPAQPPQRPAQPPQRPAQPQQWPANPLPRPAHPPQWPVHPPQWPVQVPQFPAQPSKPFQRPKFPSDPGSKQSCDVEPQNKVHCGLPDITAAHCEAINCCFDGRMCFYGKAVTVQCTKDGQFVVVVARDATLPNLELDSISLLGGNGPHCNAIGTTSAFAIYQFKVTECGTVMTEETDTIIYENRMSSSYQVGVGPFGSITRDSQYDLTFQCRYKGSTIVAVVIDVRPVPPPNPEIAPGPLTVELRLGSGSCHTKGCNEEDVAYTSYYTEADYPVTKVLRDPVYAEVRILARTDPNIVLTLGRCWATTTPNPLSLPQWDLLIEGCPYQDDRYLTTPINVGPSSGLSFPSHYRRFVLKMFTFVDPMSMTPLRETVFIHCNTAVCQPSLGDTCEPRCYRKRRDIPAAVQKTTRIKSNLVSSGELILTDTRELTN, translated from the exons ATGAAGTGGAGTGCAGTTTGTCTAGTGGCAGTGGCCACGCTTGGCTGGCTGTGTGATGCTCAGGATTACTTGGAAAAACCAGGGTGGCCACCCATCCAGACACCACCGTCATGGCCTCCCCAAACCCCTCAGAGGCCTGCCCAGCCCCCTCAGTGGCCTGCCCAGCCCCCTCAGTGGCCTGCCCAGCCCCCTCAGAGGCCTGCCCAGCCCCCTCAGTGGCCTGCCCAGCCCCCTCAGAGGCCTGCCCAACCCCCTCAGAGGCCTGCCCAACCCC CTCAGAGGCCTGCCCAACCACCTCAGAGGCCTGCCCAACCCCAGCAGTGGCCTGCCAACCCCCTTCCGAGGCCTGCCCATCCCCCTCAGTGGCCTGTTCACCCCCCTCAGTGGCCTGTTCAAGTCCCTCAGTTTCCTGCCCAACCCTCTAAGCCATTTCAGAGGCCTAAATTCCCCTCTGACCCAGGCTCAAAGCAGAGCTGTGATGTTGAGCCCCAAAACAAAGTGCATTGTGGACTTCCTGACATCACTGCCGCCCATTGTGAGGCCATTAACTGCTGTTTTGATGGACGGATGTGCTTCTACGGAAAAGCAG TGACTGTTCAGTGTACCAAGGATGGCCagtttgtggtggtggtggccaGGGATGCCACTCTGCCCAACCTGGAACTGGACTCCATCAGCCTGCTGGGGGGAAACGGACCCCACTGCAACGCTATTGGCACAACTTCTGCCTTCGCCATCTACCAGTTTAAAGTCACTGAATGTGGAACTGTCATGACG GAGGAAACTGATACTATTATCTATGAGAATAGGATGTCCTCTTCATATCAAGTGGGGGTTGGCCCCTTTGGCTCCATCACCAGGGACAGCCAATATGA TCTAACATTCCAGTGCAGATATAAGGGCAGCACCATTGTGGCTGTGGTTATTGACGTGAGGCCGGTCCCTCCTCCAAATCCTGAGATAGCTCCTGGACCCCTCACAGTTGAGCTCAGACTGGGCAGCGGATCATGCCATACCAAGGGATGTAATGAAG AGGACGTGGCCTACACCTCTTACTACACAGAGGCAGACTACCCTGTCACCAAGGTCCTCAGGGATCCCGTGTACGCTGAGGTTCGCATCCTGGCGAGGACAGATCCCAACATTGTGCTGACCCTGGGTCGCTGCTGGGCTACCACAACCCCAAACCCTCTCAGCCTGCCCCAGTGGGACCTTCTCATTGAAGG ATGTCCTTACCAGGATGACCGTTACCTGACCACTCCCATCAATGTGGGACCCTCTTCGGGTCTGTCCTTCCCAAGCCACTACAGGCGCTTCGTCCTTAAGATGTTCACCTTTGTGGATCCAATGTCTATGACCCCCCTGCGGGAGACG GTGTTCATCCATTGTAATACAGCTGTGTGCCAGCCATCCCTTGGAGACACCTGTGAACCAAGATGCTACAGAAAGA GGAGAGACATTCCTGCTGCAGTTCAGAAGACCACCAGAATCAAGTCTAATTTGGTTTCCAGTGGAGAACTGATCCTGACTGACACAAGGGAGCTCACCAACTAG
- the LOC111953077 gene encoding zona pellucida sperm-binding protein 4 isoform X3, translated as MKWSAVCLVAVATLGWLCDAQDYLEKPGWPPIQTPPSWPPQTPQRPAQPPQWPAQPPQWPAQPPQRPAQPPQWPAQPPQRPAQPPQRPAQPPQRPAQPQQWPANPLPRPAHPPQWPVHPPQWPVQVPQFPAQPSKPFQRPKFPSDPGSKQSCDVEPQNKVHCGLPDITAAHCEAINCCFDGRMCFYGKAVTVQCTKDGQFVVVVARDATLPNLELDSISLLGGNGPHCNAIGTTSAFAIYQFKVTECGTVMTEETDTIIYENRMSSSYQVGVGPFGSITRDSQYDLTFQCRYKGSTIVAVVIDVRPVPPPNPEIAPGPLTVELRLGSGSCHTKGCNEEDVAYTSYYTEADYPVTKVLRDPVYAEVRILARTDPNIVLTLGRCWATTTPNPLSLPQWDLLIEGCPYQDDRYLTTPINVGPSSGLSFPSHYRRFVLKMFTFVDPMSMTPLRETVFIHCNTAVCQPSLGDTCEPRCYRKRRDIPAAVQKTTRIKSNLVSSGELILTDTRELTN; from the exons ATGAAGTGGAGTGCAGTTTGTCTAGTGGCAGTGGCCACGCTTGGCTGGCTGTGTGATGCTCAGGATTACTTGGAAAAACCAGGGTGGCCACCCATCCAGACACCACCGTCATGGCCTCCCCAAACCCCTCAGAGGCCTGCCCAGCCCCCTCAGTGGCCTGCCCAGCCCCCTCAGTGGCCTGCCCAGCCCCCTCAGAGGCCTGCCCAGCCCCCTCAGTGGCCTGCCCAGCCCCCTCAGAGGCCTGCCCAACCCC CTCAGAGGCCTGCCCAACCACCTCAGAGGCCTGCCCAACCCCAGCAGTGGCCTGCCAACCCCCTTCCGAGGCCTGCCCATCCCCCTCAGTGGCCTGTTCACCCCCCTCAGTGGCCTGTTCAAGTCCCTCAGTTTCCTGCCCAACCCTCTAAGCCATTTCAGAGGCCTAAATTCCCCTCTGACCCAGGCTCAAAGCAGAGCTGTGATGTTGAGCCCCAAAACAAAGTGCATTGTGGACTTCCTGACATCACTGCCGCCCATTGTGAGGCCATTAACTGCTGTTTTGATGGACGGATGTGCTTCTACGGAAAAGCAG TGACTGTTCAGTGTACCAAGGATGGCCagtttgtggtggtggtggccaGGGATGCCACTCTGCCCAACCTGGAACTGGACTCCATCAGCCTGCTGGGGGGAAACGGACCCCACTGCAACGCTATTGGCACAACTTCTGCCTTCGCCATCTACCAGTTTAAAGTCACTGAATGTGGAACTGTCATGACG GAGGAAACTGATACTATTATCTATGAGAATAGGATGTCCTCTTCATATCAAGTGGGGGTTGGCCCCTTTGGCTCCATCACCAGGGACAGCCAATATGA TCTAACATTCCAGTGCAGATATAAGGGCAGCACCATTGTGGCTGTGGTTATTGACGTGAGGCCGGTCCCTCCTCCAAATCCTGAGATAGCTCCTGGACCCCTCACAGTTGAGCTCAGACTGGGCAGCGGATCATGCCATACCAAGGGATGTAATGAAG AGGACGTGGCCTACACCTCTTACTACACAGAGGCAGACTACCCTGTCACCAAGGTCCTCAGGGATCCCGTGTACGCTGAGGTTCGCATCCTGGCGAGGACAGATCCCAACATTGTGCTGACCCTGGGTCGCTGCTGGGCTACCACAACCCCAAACCCTCTCAGCCTGCCCCAGTGGGACCTTCTCATTGAAGG ATGTCCTTACCAGGATGACCGTTACCTGACCACTCCCATCAATGTGGGACCCTCTTCGGGTCTGTCCTTCCCAAGCCACTACAGGCGCTTCGTCCTTAAGATGTTCACCTTTGTGGATCCAATGTCTATGACCCCCCTGCGGGAGACG GTGTTCATCCATTGTAATACAGCTGTGTGCCAGCCATCCCTTGGAGACACCTGTGAACCAAGATGCTACAGAAAGA GGAGAGACATTCCTGCTGCAGTTCAGAAGACCACCAGAATCAAGTCTAATTTGGTTTCCAGTGGAGAACTGATCCTGACTGACACAAGGGAGCTCACCAACTAG
- the LOC111953077 gene encoding zona pellucida sperm-binding protein 4 isoform X1 — MKWSAVCLVAVATLGWLCDAQDYLEKPGWPPIQTPPSWPPQTPQRPAQPPQWPAQPPQWPAQPPQRPAQPPQWPAQPPQRPAQPPQRPAQPPQRPAQPPQRPAQPPQRPAQPQQWPANPLPRPAHPPQWPVHPPQWPVQVPQFPAQPSKPFQRPKFPSDPGSKQSCDVEPQNKVHCGLPDITAAHCEAINCCFDGRMCFYGKAVTVQCTKDGQFVVVVARDATLPNLELDSISLLGGNGPHCNAIGTTSAFAIYQFKVTECGTVMTEETDTIIYENRMSSSYQVGVGPFGSITRDSQYDLTFQCRYKGSTIVAVVIDVRPVPPPNPEIAPGPLTVELRLGSGSCHTKGCNEEDVAYTSYYTEADYPVTKVLRDPVYAEVRILARTDPNIVLTLGRCWATTTPNPLSLPQWDLLIEGCPYQDDRYLTTPINVGPSSGLSFPSHYRRFVLKMFTFVDPMSMTPLRETVFIHCNTAVCQPSLGDTCEPRCYRKRRDIPAAVQKTTRIKSNLVSSGELILTDTRELTN, encoded by the exons ATGAAGTGGAGTGCAGTTTGTCTAGTGGCAGTGGCCACGCTTGGCTGGCTGTGTGATGCTCAGGATTACTTGGAAAAACCAGGGTGGCCACCCATCCAGACACCACCGTCATGGCCTCCCCAAACCCCTCAGAGGCCTGCCCAGCCCCCTCAGTGGCCTGCCCAGCCCCCTCAGTGGCCTGCCCAGCCCCCTCAGAGGCCTGCCCAGCCCCCTCAGTGGCCTGCCCAGCCCCCTCAGAGGCCTGCCCAACCCCCTCAGAGGCCTGCCCAACCCCCTCAGAGGCCTGCCCAACCCC CTCAGAGGCCTGCCCAACCACCTCAGAGGCCTGCCCAACCCCAGCAGTGGCCTGCCAACCCCCTTCCGAGGCCTGCCCATCCCCCTCAGTGGCCTGTTCACCCCCCTCAGTGGCCTGTTCAAGTCCCTCAGTTTCCTGCCCAACCCTCTAAGCCATTTCAGAGGCCTAAATTCCCCTCTGACCCAGGCTCAAAGCAGAGCTGTGATGTTGAGCCCCAAAACAAAGTGCATTGTGGACTTCCTGACATCACTGCCGCCCATTGTGAGGCCATTAACTGCTGTTTTGATGGACGGATGTGCTTCTACGGAAAAGCAG TGACTGTTCAGTGTACCAAGGATGGCCagtttgtggtggtggtggccaGGGATGCCACTCTGCCCAACCTGGAACTGGACTCCATCAGCCTGCTGGGGGGAAACGGACCCCACTGCAACGCTATTGGCACAACTTCTGCCTTCGCCATCTACCAGTTTAAAGTCACTGAATGTGGAACTGTCATGACG GAGGAAACTGATACTATTATCTATGAGAATAGGATGTCCTCTTCATATCAAGTGGGGGTTGGCCCCTTTGGCTCCATCACCAGGGACAGCCAATATGA TCTAACATTCCAGTGCAGATATAAGGGCAGCACCATTGTGGCTGTGGTTATTGACGTGAGGCCGGTCCCTCCTCCAAATCCTGAGATAGCTCCTGGACCCCTCACAGTTGAGCTCAGACTGGGCAGCGGATCATGCCATACCAAGGGATGTAATGAAG AGGACGTGGCCTACACCTCTTACTACACAGAGGCAGACTACCCTGTCACCAAGGTCCTCAGGGATCCCGTGTACGCTGAGGTTCGCATCCTGGCGAGGACAGATCCCAACATTGTGCTGACCCTGGGTCGCTGCTGGGCTACCACAACCCCAAACCCTCTCAGCCTGCCCCAGTGGGACCTTCTCATTGAAGG ATGTCCTTACCAGGATGACCGTTACCTGACCACTCCCATCAATGTGGGACCCTCTTCGGGTCTGTCCTTCCCAAGCCACTACAGGCGCTTCGTCCTTAAGATGTTCACCTTTGTGGATCCAATGTCTATGACCCCCCTGCGGGAGACG GTGTTCATCCATTGTAATACAGCTGTGTGCCAGCCATCCCTTGGAGACACCTGTGAACCAAGATGCTACAGAAAGA GGAGAGACATTCCTGCTGCAGTTCAGAAGACCACCAGAATCAAGTCTAATTTGGTTTCCAGTGGAGAACTGATCCTGACTGACACAAGGGAGCTCACCAACTAG